In Micromonospora sp. WMMD980, the following are encoded in one genomic region:
- a CDS encoding GNAT family N-acetyltransferase — MSGFTRVDDRLGEFTLRPLAPDADAPLLHRWVTHPKAAFWLMADADVAGVAEEYRRIAAHPHHDAYLGSWRGRPAFLAERYDPARVELVGLYDPAPGDVGMHFLCAPTDAPVHGFTRAVITTVLAWLFTDPSTRRVVVEPDVRNTAVHALNAAVGFTVLGEIRKPEKTALLSACTREQFRAATEGETQP; from the coding sequence ATGAGCGGGTTCACCCGCGTGGACGACCGGCTCGGTGAGTTCACGCTACGCCCGCTGGCCCCGGACGCCGACGCGCCGCTGCTGCACCGCTGGGTCACCCACCCGAAGGCGGCGTTCTGGCTGATGGCCGACGCCGACGTGGCCGGCGTCGCCGAGGAGTACCGGCGGATCGCCGCCCACCCGCACCACGACGCGTACCTCGGCTCCTGGCGCGGCCGGCCCGCGTTCCTGGCCGAACGCTACGACCCGGCCCGGGTGGAACTGGTCGGGCTCTACGACCCGGCGCCCGGCGACGTCGGCATGCACTTCCTCTGCGCGCCCACCGACGCACCCGTGCACGGCTTCACCCGCGCGGTGATCACCACGGTGCTGGCCTGGCTCTTCACCGACCCGTCGACCCGGCGGGTGGTGGTGGAGCCGGACGTGCGCAACACCGCCGTGCACGCGCTCAACGCCGCCGTCGGCTTCACCGTGCTCGGCGAGATCCGCAAGCCGGAGAAGACCGCCCTGCTGAGCGCCTG